A genomic region of Papaver somniferum cultivar HN1 chromosome 7, ASM357369v1, whole genome shotgun sequence contains the following coding sequences:
- the LOC113297047 gene encoding aspartyl protease family protein At5g10770-like — MGLVLCVVFSYLLFLATAPNSSFGDEGQDIKTCSHKLQEDLHHINKSGIHLTLHKVHGPCSPLSASQPLINILNHDEQRVRTLNSRLIKSTITTTSSSKSQKSVPRLKPKSINIPLKPGSALNTGNYYINMGLGTPSKSYPMIVDTGSSLTWLQCQPCQVYCHSQLGPIFAPTASGTYKPVTCSAAECTGLEAATLNPSACSKKNVCIYQASYGDSSYSIGYLSSDVLSLGPSENLNGFVYGCGQDNDGLFGKAAGLIGLSRNKLSMLTQVSSKYGNVFSYCLPTSASTGTLSIGKTSYDPTNYKFTPMLTDPRDSTLYFLRLTAITVSGYPIAVAADKYQTSTIIDSGTVITRLPASIYAALKVAFAKGMSKYPTAPAFSILDTCFKASSAGIVVPPVSVVFSGGADMKLSAQNVVIEVETGTTCLAFAGNDDDTGVAIIGNLQQETFKVAYDVTNSKIGFAAGGCT, encoded by the exons ATGGGTTTGGTTTTGTGTGTTGTCTTCAGCTATCTTCTATTTCTTGCAACAGCGCCTAATTCCTCTTTTGGAGATGAAGGCCAAGATATCAAAACGTGCTCTCACAAGCTTCAAG AGGATCTCCACCACATAAACAAATCGGGTATACATTTaacactacacaaggttcatggTCCATGCTCACCTCTATCCGCATCACAACCGTTGATCAACATCCTTAATCACGATGAGCAGCGTGTCCGTACCCTTAACTCTAGACTCATAAAATCCACCATTACTACCACCTCATCGTCAAAATCACAGAAGTCAGTACCGAGATTAAAGCCCAAATCCATCAATATTCCGTTAAAACCCGGGTCTGCATTAAATACGGGTAATTATTACATTAACATGGGTTTGGGTACACCATCAAAATCCTACCCCATGATTGTGGATACAGGTAGTTCATTAACATGGCTCCAGTGTCAACCCTGTCAAGTATATTGCCATAGTCAATTGGGTCCAATATTTGCTCCCACTGCGTCCGGCACGTATAAACCCGTAACCTGCAGCGCAGCGGAATGCACTGGTTTAGAAGCTGCCACCCTTAATCCGTCAGCGTGTTCAAAGAAAAACGTATGCATCTATCAAGCTAGTTATGGTGATAGTTCCTATTCTATTGGGTATTTGAGTAGTGATGTATTAAGCTTAGGTCCATCAGAAAACTTAAACGGCTTTGTTTATGGATGTGGGCAAGACAACGATGGGCTTTTTGGAAAAGCAGCAGGACTTATTGGACTCAGTCGCAATAAACTCTCGATGTTAACTCAGGTATCTTCAAAGTATGGGAACGTATTTTCTTACTGTCTACCTACATCGGCTTCTACCGGCACATTATCCATCGGGAAAACTTCATATGATCCAACAAATTACAAGTTCACTCCGATGTTAACTGATCCCCGGGACTCCACTTTGTATTTTCTACGTTTAACAGCTATCACTGTTTCTGGATACCCAATAGCCGTAGCTGCAGATAAGTATCAGACATCCACCATTATTGATTCGGGTACCGTAATTACACGGTTGCCTGCATCTATATATGCAGCATTAAAGGTGGCTTTTGCGAAAGGAATGTCAAAATACCCGACAGCCCCGGCATTTTCGATATTAGACACGTGTTTTAAAGCGAGCAGCGCGGGGATTGTCGTGCCTCCAGTAAGTGTGGTGTTCTCAGGTGGTGCTGATATGAAACTGAGTGCCCAGAATGTTGTTATTGAAGTTGAGACTGGGACTACTTGTTTGGCATTTGCTGGTAATGATGATGATACTGGAGTTGCTATAATCGGTAATCTTCAACAAGAAACTTTCAAAGTTGCTTATGATGTTACTAACTCAAAAATAGGGTTTGCTGCTGGTGGGTGTACATAG